A single region of the Sorghum bicolor cultivar BTx623 chromosome 9, Sorghum_bicolor_NCBIv3, whole genome shotgun sequence genome encodes:
- the LOC8084731 gene encoding RING-H2 finger protein ATL39 — protein sequence MDEAMSPSPRAGGGAGGIHWEAHGRLLTACLVALNVFLVLLVYVYFWRFFSRSRSRGGGGEDDDDDASSVASSPPASPKARDRREVELAITALPVFVHSSSSSGGGGGAGPAAASAECAICIAEFADGDEGRLLPRCGHPFHARCVDTWFRFHTTCPLCRATVLADAAPPEEPAPAQTANQPPPQQIQHRTDTTNSTDAHTDSPV from the coding sequence ATGGATGAGGCCATGAGCCCCAGCccgcgcgccggcggcggcgccggcggcatcCACTGGGAGGCACACGGGCGGCTGCTCACGGCGTGCCTCGTCGCGCTCAACGtcttcctcgtcctcctcgtctACGTCTACTTCTGGCGCTTCTTCTCGCGCTCGCgctcccgcggcggcggcggcgaggacgacgacgacgacgcgtcTTCGGTGGCCTCCTCGCCGCCGGCGTCGCCCAAGGCCCGAGACCGGCGCGAGGTGGAGCTGGCCATCACCGCGCTGCCCGTCTTCGTCcactcctcgtcctcgtccggtggtggcggcggcgccgggccggcggcggcgtcggccgAGTGCGCGATCTGCATCGCGGAGTTCGCGGACGGCGACGAGGGCCGCCTGCTCCCGCGGTGTGGGCACCCATTCCACGCGCGCTGCGTCGACACGTGGTTCCGCTTCCACACCACCTGCCCGCTCTGCCGCGCCACCGTCCTCGCCGACGCCGCGCCGCCGGAGGAGCCGGCGCCGGCGCAAACTGCCAACCAACCGCCGCCTCAGCAAATTCAGCATCGTACGGATACGACGAATAGTACGGACGCCCATACAGATTCTCCGGTGTGA